The following proteins are co-located in the Silene latifolia isolate original U9 population chromosome 1, ASM4854445v1, whole genome shotgun sequence genome:
- the LOC141596736 gene encoding uncharacterized protein LOC141596736, whose amino-acid sequence MEKSKPFSGDFDLRKMEKIYEDFYLNEGEMEMEDKEVEQRSSDVAACRSIVPVTIVDEGIEQWLEKHEYLKNRMRFMEELCRIWPQFGVLLEYEYEEKAKEQSFHVACKTDDPSNSDLELDPEVVRKNPVITSWFIKELSKYWPGFDSTQEDEPF is encoded by the coding sequence atggaaaaatctaAACCTTTTTCTGGTGATTTTGATCTTCGTAAAATGGAGAAGATCTATGAAGATTTCTATCTAAATGAGGGTGAGATGGAGATGGAAGATAAAGAAGTTGAACAAAGATCGTCTGATGTTGCTGCATGTCGCTCAATCGTGCCTGTAACAATCGTGGATGAAGGGATTGAGCAGTGGTTGGAAAAGCATGAATATCTAAAGAATAGAATGCGGTTTATGGAAGAACTATGTAGAATCTGGCCTCAGTTTGGGGTTTTATTGGAATATGAGTATGAGGAGAAGGCGAAGGAGCAATCATTTCATGTTGCATGTAAAACTGATGATCCTTCTAATTCAGACCTTGAATTAGATCCGGAGGTTGTACGAAAAAATCCAGTTATTACTAGTTGGTTTATAAAGGAGCTTTCTAAGTATTGGCCTGGTTTTGATTCTACACAGGAAGACGAACCGTTTTGA